A single genomic interval of Natator depressus isolate rNatDep1 chromosome 14, rNatDep2.hap1, whole genome shotgun sequence harbors:
- the LOC141998834 gene encoding C-type lectin domain family 2 member D-like, with amino-acid sequence WIAYQGKCYYFSEAERNWTYSLTYCSALSASLAEINSEQEMAFVLCYKGRFDHWIGLQRDPGQLWKWANGTKFNNLFPIGEGDCAYLNGVSAVSSLQCTSERHWICTKPDAFTQDRRLQWKGAGNKSIIESSPGKA; translated from the exons TGGATCGCATACcaagggaaatgctactatttctctgaggccgaaaggaactggacctacagcctgacctactgctctgcgctcagcgcctccctggctgagatcaacagtgagcaggaaatg GCTTTCGTGCTGTGCTATAAAGGCAGATTTGACCACTGGATTGGCCTccagagggaccctgggcagctctggaaatgggccaatggcaccaaattcaacaacct gtttccAATAGGAGAAGGAGACTGCGCGTATCTGAATGGTGTGAGTGCGGTCAGCAGCTTGCAATGCACCAgtgagagacactggatctgcaccaaacccgaTGCATTTACACAGGACAGGAGGCTGCAGTGGAAGGGGGCTGGTAACAAGAGTAttatagaatctagccctgggaaagcctga